gccgcttaGTCAAGTACCCGCCACAGAGCACCTCTCGCCTACAAGcttcacgcacacgcacacacacacacacacacacacatacacacaggcgcGTGAATCTCCGTGGGCGTGTCGGTGCACGCAGCTGTCATAGCGTGGTGTTGATGAAAGGGTCATGGAAAGCACGCGTCCACGGGTGTTCCTCCCCTGGACACCCCCTCTTCGCTGCGGAGAGCCTTCAGCTCCAGGAAGTGGAGAGCTCTTCCCTTTTACCTGCCCCAATCTCCACCCTCTTTTTGAAATGTCTCGATGGCCGCTGTCCTTCGCCTTCTGGCAGAAACCCTCTACCTtccaacacacacgcgcccactcatgtctctctctctccttcctcgctcGCTCGGGCACTGCCACATCTGagccagcagcacacacgcgcgcgcagaacTCATCGTCCCTGCACCAACATTACCGTACAAAAAGTCGTGGGCTCCCTCCCGTGGACCTGTACATCATCGTCATTAGAGAACGCCCGTTTCCACccaccgcctctctctccccccactacgcacacacaccgccttCGTAGCTGCAGCGTCACCTCCCACAGCAGAAGGATGAACGGGTGGTTGATTGCGTTGATCGTGATGGGGTGCCTCAGCACGCTCTACTTAGCCATTGGCATCGCCGTCCGCTACCACAGCGGTCTGCACCACTGCCCAGAGGTGCTGCCCAACTACCGCTTCTGGTGCAGCATCCTGAACGTTTTCTTGCGCGTGGCAACATGCGGTCGCTGTCGCGTTTCGATTGACCGCAGCAACCGTGCAAGCGGCATCTTTGTGCTGCCAAGTCgccccggcgccgcggcgtctccGCGGAGGGTGCAGTTCGAGCTATTAgccagcgacgccgatgacgaCTACAACATCAATCGTGCCATGCAGCCGGCGGAGGTAGTGGTGAAGTACTGAGGGGCTGCATGGACAAGGGCACACGCGCTTTATTCAATGTGACGTGAAGGGCGGAAGAAGTGAACCAGAGACCAACACGTGTAGCCAGAGAGAATGGGGTGTCGGTGACCatcaggaggaggaggaggaggagagggcgggcTTCCTTCCTCCACCCCGCCTTGATGGTTTAGGGGGGTGTAcaccactctctctctcagtgtgtgtgtgtgtgtgtgtgtgtcggtggcATGACCTACGGGGTATCCACTTCCTTCGTCTCCCTCAGTCGGTGTGCCCCCTTCCCACTTGAGTTTCTCGCTTAGTTTTTGTTGCTGGTCGCATGATGCTGCTTCTCGTTTTTAGGTTGCTGGCAAatgcgcatgcatgtgtgcctgcgGGCGGGGTTTGGAAGCGAAGttggagagaagggggaggcaTCCTTCCCACCCCGTCGGCGCGGCCTGTCGGCCACCCCTTTCCTTTGCTGGTTGCTTGCTTCCACGGCTCTGGCTCGAGTATGTTCTTTCCGGTGCAAGTGCGTcggtgcatgtgtgtgaAGGCATGGGAATGGGGGGTTAGGGATGAGGGGTCCCCATCTCCCTCACCCCACACCTTTAAACCGTCTCACCGCAGCCCCAAGCACTCCATCCACGTAtcacccttctctctcgccgcccctctcctGCTGTGCCAGTGTCTTGGTCTTGTGTTTGCGTGGCCACGTGGATGCGAtgccttcctccctctctgagGGGGGAGGTAAAGGCTTGTCCTATCCACGTCTGCTATTCTTCTTTCGGTGCTTCGCCTCTCCCCCCAGTGCTTCTGTGGTCTCTTTCAACATCCGTTGTGCGCGGCAGTGGAGAGTGGGGTGAGTGTCTGCGAGTgcatggagagagagcgccgcCTTACACCTGACCTCACCTTCCAGTCTCGTCCCCTGCCTATATATGTCTGCATAGTTATCTATATGCGCATATAGATATATACGTAGGTATCGCTGTCTTATAGCTTATCTgcgcgcccccctctctcatcGAACTGTTGCTTCTCGTCACGTGCTTTCTCACTCTCACACCATCCTGCCCGTCatgtgcgcacatgcacacacacacacacacacacacacacggacacatATTCGGGTGCACGAGGAGACGCAAGGTGATGCCTGCAGAGACGGCAGCCAAGCCCGTCAGAACGCGCTATGTGCGGTAAGTATGCGCGTATGCACGTGTGTACACGTGGATGGAACAGAGTTCCTGCCTCACACAGCGATGAACTCCAGCAAGGGCACATAGGGAGCTGACGTGCGCTACGCCCGCGCTCTCCCATGATCTGCTACATGCTCTCTTGCGGAtatcttcctcctcctcttcccgtGCCCTCCTCGTGTCGTATGGGACACACCCTTCACGTACCTAATCCTCATCTTCATCCTCATATCTCCCCGGTCTTactctgcacacacacacgaatacgagtttttttttctttggggGACTGGACCACCACGACAGCAGCGAAGGACTGAACTAGCATTGAGCTCGGGGGCGTGCGATCttgtccccctcccccccccccacacacaccattcctcttcctcctcccgAACAACGCGACTGAATGTGTGAGCGTCTGCATGTAGGCTGCACCTGTTGAGTGCTGTCTTGTGTAGCAGACTTGTGTGCTGCTCGTCACTGTTTCTGTCGCTGACGtccatcaccgccgcatacccacatgcgcgcacatacCGCGCATCCATCGCATATCTTCCTActtcctctgctgcgttGACACCCTTTATTCTTCTCTATCTTCGATGCCACCCAAATCCGCGCGAAGAGGGTCAGCGACACACGCGCTGGTGCCACCGGCGTTGACGACGGAAGTCGCACCATCCCCACCGCCGGCAGAGCCGCAGTCGCACAGAGGCCGCACGCGGCAGGaatcggcgctgctgttctgGTTAGAAgccgcgtgcgctgcaccggTGTCACGCAGCTCAACGAATGCCGACCGCGCCTCCGCATCCTCCAGCTCCacgaccgccgctgcggcaacCCCCGTAGCGGAAACCAAGAGAGAACCTTCGGTGGACCTTGCCTCACGGCCACCTCcggaggagcagctgaagcagcagccgtggcacGGAGGTGCATCAACACAGCAGGAAACAGCCACTCCGGAAGtgtcagccgccgccggcgcttcCGCGGCAGAAGCCCCCTCAACTTTTCTTGTGCAGACCGTGGCGACGaaaccaccaccaccgccgccaggcGAGATGCGACTTGGTGGTGATACGAGTGGATCCAGAAAGACAGCGGATGCGCCTCCTACACCTGGCACCGAGCATCCAGCACCGCTTCCTCACCTTTCCTGGGGCACGGGTCCGCGTCGTCTCGTGGTTGCCGACGCAGTGCCCCTCTTCGACTCCCTTCTCGCTGGCCGTCTCGGCCCGGTCGCGGTGgatgtgcagctgcaggggcACACGCGCCTttcgcagcagccacagcagttcgaggcagcgctgcaggcgtACGAGCGGCAAAGCACGGGTGCGCTGCGGGAAGCTCTGAGTAGCGTGCAGCCATTCTTTCTCCTCTgcaacgccggcggcggggcaGACATGCGCGTGAATCACTCGGAGGCGTCGGGAGGTGGCATGGATGACGACGGCCACCCGCAACCAGCACATGGTGCCGCGGTGCTGTCGAACTCCTCAGTGCTCTATACGATGGACCCCGCTAGCAACTACCCCGTTTtgcccctcctcgcccagctgctgcgagcgCCGCAGGTGACGAAGCTCCTCCTTCACAGCCGCCTCCTCTAccgccttctttttctgtttctGGGGACGGACCGAGTGGAGCTGAGCAGCGTCGTCGACCTGCCGAcgtgggcggcgctggggcAGCAGTTGCggccctccctcgctctgcTCTTTCATCTGCCGATAGAAGGTGTCGCATCGTTGTCCGATATCACGGCGGTGCTTCCCTCCgaagcgcggcagctgctccacgaGGAGACGCAGTCGATGGCACAGAAGCAGCCACTTCATGCAACCCGGCCTGTGGGGAGCGAAAGTGACTCCGAGCTCGACAGTGTGCAGGAGGCGAGCacggacggcagcgacggcgccggcgacaaGGAGGATGGTGGAGATGACGCGCGtcgcgaaggcggcgacgcgcgagcggtggcagcagacGGGACGGCGGAGGACGAACCGGCAGATGCGGTGCAGCTTCTTCAGCGCATTCGACCTTTGGCCGAGCAGCCCCTCGGCGGCAACAGCCGCAAtgcgagcggcgccgacttTGATTCAGCTGCCCGAGCAGTCGGTGTGAAGCGCCGTCTCTTGCGTTCTCGtcagcggcatcgtcgccgccggtACGACAGcggcccctctctctcctcatctTCTTGCGCGAACGCGCCGGCCCTCGCCGACGTCTATCACGGGCTGAGGACGATAACACTGTTCTACGTCCATGTGTTGTCGAGGCTGCTTGACGTAGTCGACCCGGGCGCGACCGGCGTGGCTGCACCGAGTGCTGGAATAGCCGCTCTGTCACTGGCAACCtcgcgctgcggtggcgacgccaTAGCGTCGCCCGTCTCGGCAGTACGGTACCGCTTCTCCCCGTCCGAgttgtgcgcgctgcgcacctACGCGGATTTCCTCTGCGAGCTCATGGCGTACCACGGCGTCTTTGTGAACGACACAGTGGCGCATGGAATGCTGACCGCCTTGGACGTGCAAATGGCCGCCATCGAAGACCTGGGGCTGCGCGTCGCGGTAGCCGTTCTGGCAGCCACGGAGCCTGCTGTGCCGTCGGCCATCGCAGAGAAGGCTGAAGGTCGTCAGTGGAGTATTGAGATGGTCTATAAGTGCTTGGCTCGGCTTACAGCCGCTGCAACGACGCCCGAGATGCCGCGAGCAGTGAACGCCCACTACCTACGTCTCCTGGCTGCGCAGGCGAagcagagcagctgcgcgcgggcTGAACAACTTCGACTGGGATGCCagcttgtgtgcgtgtggatggCGTACCTAGATCGGGCTACGACTAGAAACCGGCTGCATGACATGTTCCGAAAGGTCGCAGATAAactgcacgtgtgcgtgctggaGAAGCCGCGCGACTCAGCAGTGGAGGACGGCCCTGCAGTGTCGGAtgcgtcgacggcgcaggTGTCTCGGGTGTGCTACTCGATGCATCCAAACTGGGTGCTGCACAACAAGTCGACTGGCCGCATCTTTTCAGCGCTGCCAAATGTGCAGAACTTGCCGAAGCAGCCGCCTCGCACGACGTTCCCGATTCACGCGCTTTCCGCCACGCCGAgccgcaacagcggcggcgatgagtCCCTGCGACCCTACGGCTATGTCGACCCGCCGACGGAGGAAGATGTTGATCGGTGGCTGTCGCTCGCGGAGGCCGCTGCGGTCGATCAAGCCTCGTCGGTACAgtttcctctctttcccgAGAACCCGCAATggacgctgcggcacctctACTGCGCCCCTCCTGGTTGTTTACTCGCCTCGTTCGACTTCAACcagctggagctgcgcctgctcgcccacctcagcggcgacgctgctctGCAGGAGCACCTGTCTGCCAACGTAGATGTTTTGGCGCTCGTGACAGCCAGTGTTCTGCGCCTGCCATCCATCGACCACGTGcgcccacagcagcggcaagccGTGAAGGTGATTGTGTATGGCCTCCTGTACGGCATGGGGCCGGAGTCGATGGATGTGCGCATCAAGAAGATCAACGAGGAGTTTGCAACAtcagaacagcagcagcaccgaggaGAAGCCGCCTcgtccgcgccggcgccgatggcTGCACGTGATCTTCTCAGGCGTTTCCACCGCGTCTACCCGCGCATCGAGAATTATCTTCGCGAGACTCGACAAGAAGCGCTGCGCTCCTTCGCGGTGGAGACGCTGTCCGGCCGCAAGTCCCTCATCGCCGAGAAGGACGCGAACCGGCGGAGGCAGCGAGCCATTGCGCAGGCCGTgcaaggcggcgcggccgacGTGCTGCACAGTGCCATGCGGGCCGTtcaccagcagcgtcacAGCTTTCTGCCTTACCtccctgctgcaccgctcgCACTGGTAATGAGCATTCACGACGAGCTCGTCTATGCCGTTCCGCGGGTTGCGatcgaggaggtggtgcgagGAGTGCAGCGCATCCTCGAGGACCAGGCGCgagtgctgcggctggccgTACCCCTGCCGGTGTCCGCGCGGGTCGGGCACTGTTTGGGCGAACTGGCTGAGTTCCGCCCCACAGGGGGCTGACGCTTTTGGAGTCTGTGAAGGGggtagagggagggaggggtggggcgcGCCGCAACAGCTGTGCACGTACACTGGCGCAGATCCGCATCAACGAATCTTGCGTACATGCACACCCATCTCCACGCGGCCACCACCCTCTTCTCCTGTGCGCGTCGGTCGTTCACAACGGCACACTCCTCACTTgggtgtctctctctcggtaTGCATCCTGCATCTGTATCTGTATGcgtaagtgtgtgtgtgtgtgtgctcatgGCACTGTGTGCCTACCCCACGGCACGTGCTCGTGGTCGTCTCTCCTatgctccctctccctcgtaGATCGTatctgtctttctctctgtgtgtttgtgtgggtATCCGCCTTGTATCTTTATAtgttcttctccctcctctgaCTTCCACCAAGTCGTCTGCTCAAGGATGCTCCCATGcccgcgcatgcgtgtgtgtgtgtgtgtacgtgcgaGTTAGTTGTGTTCCTGGGTCTCTGTGCGGGGTAAGCGCACGGATCACGTCGtaccctccccacccccttgcACACTCCTCCCCAACGCTCCCTTAAGAAGGCCTACTGTACCTTGTCACGCCTCGTCTCCCCAGCATAGCCATCTACTCTGATGATGCCCTCTGGTTGGCcgcatgcgcgtgtatgcgtgcggGGGTTTTGTGTTTagcgtatgtgtgcatgtgtctcACCTGTGCCGTGTCGTTTTGCTacctcgccccctcctcctcctcctcctctctgtgtgtgtgtgtgtgtgtgtgcccgcccacccacacgtgCGCTGACCCGCGCAGCTGTTCTCCGCCCTTTCTTGTTTCCTTCTTCCCTTGTCACTGCATGTTCAGCTttggcagcgtcggcggcgccgccggcagtggTGCACCTCCCCTGATCGACGCACCtggcagaggtggcggtgtgctGAGTACCCCCTCCAACGCTGCTTTCCACGCAGCTGGCGGGCCGGCGCTGATGAGCGGGGTCGTCGGCAGTAGCGGCAACACTGGTGTACTTCACGACCACTTCGATGTTCAGCCAGGAAGCTATTCGCCGTTCGGAGGGGGCAGTCAGGCGGTACCACCGCCGGTGCTTGGCGGTGCAGTCGCTTTCAAGGTCGGTGAGGGCAAGAGCAACACCGCCAGCCACGAGGGCAAGGCCAACGTGAGCGGTCCGCAACGCGGCGTGCTGCCCATGAGCGGGTCAGctctgccgctctccgcAATGCCCGTcttcggcaccggcgcgccaCTGCTTTCCCATTCGTCAGGCGCCTCTCCCATggtcgctgcgcctgctgccgcgatgctgtcgctgccgggGTCGTTTGCCACGACGCCGTTGTCTGCGGTTCCGGTCTttgcggcgccaccgcaaTCGTCGATGCCCACGTCGAGTGGCGGAGGCATCttgggtggcggcggcggcagtgcgcaAAGCCGTGCAAATCTGTCGTTCACCGCTCCACGAGGGGGCCAaggacgcagcagcggcaataGCAAGGAGAGCGGTGCCAAGGGCGGCGCTGATAGTCGCCCATCTCTGCCCGTGCCTCACTCTTCACACCAGCGCAGCCAAGAGTCGCTGCCATGGCTGggctccacctccgccctctcctccacacccGCGCCAACAACACCGTTCTTGGATCGTGGCAGTGCCGGCGCTGGAAGCAGCCCTCGACCCTTGCCGGTCTTCCCTGACGTTGCAAGTGCGGCGCGCAACAGTGACAACAACAAGAGTCACACAAGTGGGAACGTGTTGGCCACGGCCGCCCCAGTCCTGCCGCCTGCAACTCCACAGAGCACACCAGGTTCCAGCGACGCTAAAGGGTTCATCCTTGGCTCGGCTTTCGCAGCTGTCGACATCAGCGGCAAAggcggcaacgctgccggTGGCCCCCCGCCACTTCCGCCGACCTCTTCCGTTTTCGGCACGTCCGTGCCGAGTGTCAGCGcgtccgcagcgccgctggaTAGGGGCGCTGCGACTCCACCTTTCCGCGAGGCAACGCCGGCGAATGCCGCCGTCAAGGGCAGCCTGCTcagaggcagcgctgcggcggcggcggcagggccTGCTTCGctcgctcctgcagcggtgccgccatcgAGTGCATTTGGCGGGTCTGTGTTCGGTAAGACttcggctgcagcggtgaCGGCCCCGTCCACTATCACACCAgctgcgtctcctcctccggcggcggcgaaaaGTACTGCGACCGGCGCGAACAGGAGCGGAAGCGTCTTCGGTGAGCTTCACAGCAGCTtcggcgcgccaccgccaacgacggcggcgccgatctTCTCCGCCTTTGGAGCGGTGTCGCCAGTAGCGCCGGGACCGACACCGTCTGCCACTCCGTTCGGGCAGCAagcggcaccgcgcggcggcagccacgtgCCCGCGAGCTTCCATGCAAGCCCGTTTGCCCCCTCGCCGCCCTCAGCCGGTGCGGCGTCCAAACCGGCTACCACCGCATCCGCCTTTGGCTCGGCAGCCTCTGGATCAGGCCCTGGGGTTGGCGTTGGTTCAGTGTTtacggcagcagccgccactCCTGTGCGGGCGCCCGCGTCTTCCTTTGGCGCTTCCGCTGCCTCTGGGaaagtgccgccgccagcgccatccaggTCATTTGGCAGCCGCGcagatggtggtggtgatgctgctgcggggcgACGCCGAGGTCGCTCCACACCTCGAAGCGATGCTGCTGAagatgacggcagcggcagtggcggtccTGctcgcccccaccccagCAGCCTCGCGGCGACCGCTTCGCCGTCCGCGCAAGGCTCCCGCCTTGAGATACCAGCACCGCGCCATGGGCAATGCcggccggcgccgtcgacaacgcacacgcagaagCCGCCAACGGCCCTGTCGCAGCTGGGCAAGCTCCCCATTCCACCACTGCCCGCAGATGAGAAGAAGCTGTGCATCGCCGCCCGTGTGTGCAAGTCCTTCCTCATGCAACTTGCCTCCGCGCCGGCCTTGGgaggccgcggtggtggtgctgcgggcTCCAGCAGGGAAGAGGGCGTCGCCAAGACCCTCGAGCAAGCCTTTTTCGGCGTTGTCGGCATCGAGGGCGTGCACGGCAACTTCGGCAATACCGCTGGCGAGATGCTCGCCCTCTGGAACGGGCAGGTGAGGCCGGTGATATCTGGCCGTGGCACCCAAAGCTCtgaaggcggcggctccgCCTTTCCGGGCGAGATGTGGATCGCGCTCTTCACTCTCGGCACGTACCTGAACACCATTCTGTCCACGCTGCAGTCCAGCAAATCGGGCCGATACGCGGCATCGTCATCGGCGTCCGCCTCCGTGACGGATTTGGCAGCCTACAAAGCGGGCCTGCGAGCCCACCCCACCGAGGCGCTCACCGACGCCTGCCACTACGCCAACGAGCTcagcgagctgctgcagacgcttttccagcgcggcggcgaggccgaTGCCCCGCCGTACAGTGTCATcccggtggtgctgcggcgggtgCGCAGCGTCTTTGATGAAGCCAacgcgcgcggcgtcgcaACGGTGCAGTCGAACCTGAACACGGTCACTTCGAAGCTGTTTGCAGTTCTCAACAGGCGAGTAAAGACGTCGGCCGTGCAGCCGCTTAGCACGCCTGGCGAGGCGCCGCGCTGGCTGCTGACGTACGACTccaaagaaaaggagagccTCCTGCACAGTTTTGCCTATCTCATCGTTGAGATGATCGCCGCAGATGCCCCGAAGAACGACGACGTAGAGCTCTTCATCTCGGCGTTTCACGAGTGCTTCCCGtccgcgctggcggagcggTGCATGCTGT
This genomic stretch from Leishmania donovani BPK282A1 complete genome, chromosome 24 harbors:
- a CDS encoding hypothetical predicted transmembrane protein; translation: MKGSWKARVHGCSSPGHPLFAAESLQLQEVESSSLLPAPISTLFLKCLDGRCPSPSGRNPLPSNTHAPTHVSLSPSSLARALPHLSQQHTRARRTHRPCTNITVQKVVGSLPWTCTSSSLENARFHPPPLSPPTTHTHRLRSCSVTSHSRRMNGWLIALIVMGCLSTLYLAIGIAVRYHSGLHHCPEVLPNYRFWCSILNVFLRVATCGRCRVSIDRSNRASGIFVLPSRPGAAASPRRVQFELLASDADDDYNINRAMQPAEVVVKY
- a CDS encoding DNA polymerase theta (polymerase domain only), putative, coding for MPPKSARRGSATHALVPPALTTEVAPSPPPAEPQSHRGRTRQESALLFWLEAACAAPVSRSSTNADRASASSSSTTAAAATPVAETKREPSVDLASRPPPEEQLKQQPWHGGASTQQETATPEVSAAAGASAAEAPSTFLVQTVATKPPPPPPGEMRLGGDTSGSRKTADAPPTPGTEHPAPLPHLSWGTGPRRLVVADAVPLFDSLLAGRLGPVAVDVQLQGHTRLSQQPQQFEAALQAYERQSTGALREALSSVQPFFLLCNAGGGADMRVNHSEASGGGMDDDGHPQPAHGAAVLSNSSVLYTMDPASNYPVLPLLAQLLRAPQVTKLLLHSRLLYRLLFLFLGTDRVELSSVVDLPTWAALGQQLRPSLALLFHLPIEGVASLSDITAVLPSEARQLLHEETQSMAQKQPLHATRPVGSESDSELDSVQEASTDGSDGAGDKEDGGDDARREGGDARAVAADGTAEDEPADAVQLLQRIRPLAEQPLGGNSRNASGADFDSAARAVGVKRRLLRSRQRHRRRRYDSGPSLSSSSCANAPALADVYHGLRTITLFYVHVLSRLLDVVDPGATGVAAPSAGIAALSLATSRCGGDAIASPVSAVRYRFSPSELCALRTYADFLCELMAYHGVFVNDTVAHGMLTALDVQMAAIEDLGLRVAVAVLAATEPAVPSAIAEKAEGRQWSIEMVYKCLARLTAAATTPEMPRAVNAHYLRLLAAQAKQSSCARAEQLRLGCQLVCVWMAYLDRATTRNRLHDMFRKVADKLHVCVLEKPRDSAVEDGPAVSDASTAQVSRVCYSMHPNWVLHNKSTGRIFSALPNVQNLPKQPPRTTFPIHALSATPSRNSGGDESLRPYGYVDPPTEEDVDRWLSLAEAAAVDQASSVQFPLFPENPQWTLRHLYCAPPGCLLASFDFNQLELRLLAHLSGDAALQEHLSANVDVLALVTASVLRLPSIDHVRPQQRQAVKVIVYGLLYGMGPESMDVRIKKINEEFATSEQQQHRGEAASSAPAPMAARDLLRRFHRVYPRIENYLRETRQEALRSFAVETLSGRKSLIAEKDANRRRQRAIAQAVQGGAADVLHSAMRAVHQQRHSFLPYLPAAPLALVMSIHDELVYAVPRVAIEEVVRGVQRILEDQARVLRLAVPLPVSARVGHCLGELAEFRPTGG